One genomic region from Gossypium hirsutum isolate 1008001.06 chromosome D13, Gossypium_hirsutum_v2.1, whole genome shotgun sequence encodes:
- the LOC107888403 gene encoding calcium uptake protein, mitochondrial isoform X2 has product MPTLTSLKRSSPSMLHLSLIQQRLLTCQFSSLPLTDASNIDPNNKRGSFSRTFVKWVSGLAVGSSLGAVYWWYSTSVSDWGSAFLKKPFLSFSEWSMESDESTTDGSKTVFHKLALPDYSSKFIFGEVYRRKVFFNYEKRLRLRSPPEKVFEYFASFQTPEGELFMRPADLMRAVVPVFPPSESHLVRDGYLTGERSPGELRCDPSEFFMLFDMNSDGFISFKEYIFFVTLLSIPESSFSVVFKMFDADNNGQGAVQRDGLRFGLKVSGSVEDGGLVEYFFGKDGKARLQHDKFVQFMRKLQDEILRLEFDHYDYKGRGSISAKDFALSMVAAADMSHLDRLLERVDALNDKPQLREVRISLDEFKHFAELRRKLQPFSLALFSYGKVNGLLTKDDFKRAASHVCGVSLTDNIVEIVFHVFDSNKDGHLSSDEFVRVLRKRERDIAQPVESGIMGLKSCCWNCSNNSSIGQVIS; this is encoded by the exons ATGCCTACCTTAACCTCTCTGAAACGATCCTCGCCGTCGATGCTCCATCTCTCCCTTATCCAACAACGACTCCTAACCTGCCAGTTCTCGTCCCTGCCTCTGACCGACGCTTCAAACATCGACCCCAACAATAAAAGGGGTTCCTTTTCCCGCACTTTCGTAAAATGGGTCTCCGGACTCGCTGTTGGTTCGAGCTTAGGTGCAGTCTATTGGTGGTACTCAACTTCAGTTTCGGATTGGGGTTCTGCTTTTTTAAAGAAACCCTTTTTGTCTTTCTCCGAATGGTCAATGGAAAGTGATGAATCTACCACCGATGGTTCGAAAACCGTGTTTCATAAACTAGCCCTCCCTGACTATAGCTCTAAGTTCATCTTTGGAG AGGTGTATAGAAGGAAAGTTTTCTTTAACTATGAGAAGCGATTAAGATTGCGGAGTCCACCGGAAAAG GTTTTTGAGTATTTTGCCTCTTTTCAAACCCCGGAAGGAGAACTGTTCATGAGACCAGCTGATCTAATGCGAGCTGTGGTTCCTGTTTTTCCTCCATCTGAATCCCACCTTGTTAGAGATGGTTATTTGACTGGGGAAAGGAGTCCGGGCGAGTTACGCTGCGATCCTTCCGAATTTTTCATGCTTTTTGATATGAACAGTGATGGATTTATATCTTTCAAAGA GTATATCTTTTTTGTAACATTACTCAGTATTCCCGAGTCGAGCTTCTCCGTAGTATTCAAAATGTTCGATGCAGACAACAATGG ACAAGGGGCAGTCCAAAGGGATGGACTTCGCTTTGGGTTAAAAGTTAGTGGTTCTGTGGAGGACGGAGGTCTGGTGGAGTACTTCTTCGGAAAAGATGGAAAGGCACGTCTCCAACATGATAAATTTGTTCAATTCATGCGAAAGTTGCAGGATGAG ATACTAAGATTAGAGTTTGATCATTATGACTACAAAGGCAGAGGAAGCATATCTGCCAAGGATTTTGCATTATCCATGGTTGCTGCTGCTGATATGAGTCATTTAGATAGGCTGCTAGAGCGGGTTGATGCATTAAATGACAAGCCACAACTTAGGGAGGTCCGAATCAGCTTGGATGAATTCAAACATTTTGCCGAGCTGCGTAGAAAATTGCAGCCGTTTTCTTTAGCACTTTTTAGCTATGGGAAAGTTAACGGTCTACTGACAAAGGATGACTTCAAACGGGCAGCATCTCAT GTTTGTGGCGTATCACTTACTGACAATATTGTCGAGATCGTTTTCCATGTGTTTGACTCCAATAAAGATGGACATTTAAGCTCGGATGAGTTTGTTA
- the LOC107888403 gene encoding calcium uptake protein, mitochondrial isoform X1: protein MPTLTSLKRSSPSMLHLSLIQQRLLTCQFSSLPLTDASNIDPNNKRGSFSRTFVKWVSGLAVGSSLGAVYWWYSTSVSDWGSAFLKKPFLSFSEWSMESDESTTDGSKTVFHKLALPDYSSKFIFGEVYRRKVFFNYEKRLRLRSPPEKVFEYFASFQTPEGELFMRPADLMRAVVPVFPPSESHLVRDGYLTGERSPGELRCDPSEFFMLFDMNSDGFISFKEYIFFVTLLSIPESSFSVVFKMFDADNNGEIDKEEFKKVMSLMRANNRQGAVQRDGLRFGLKVSGSVEDGGLVEYFFGKDGKARLQHDKFVQFMRKLQDEILRLEFDHYDYKGRGSISAKDFALSMVAAADMSHLDRLLERVDALNDKPQLREVRISLDEFKHFAELRRKLQPFSLALFSYGKVNGLLTKDDFKRAASHVCGVSLTDNIVEIVFHVFDSNKDGHLSSDEFVRVLRKRERDIAQPVESGIMGLKSCCWNCSNNSSIGQVIS from the exons ATGCCTACCTTAACCTCTCTGAAACGATCCTCGCCGTCGATGCTCCATCTCTCCCTTATCCAACAACGACTCCTAACCTGCCAGTTCTCGTCCCTGCCTCTGACCGACGCTTCAAACATCGACCCCAACAATAAAAGGGGTTCCTTTTCCCGCACTTTCGTAAAATGGGTCTCCGGACTCGCTGTTGGTTCGAGCTTAGGTGCAGTCTATTGGTGGTACTCAACTTCAGTTTCGGATTGGGGTTCTGCTTTTTTAAAGAAACCCTTTTTGTCTTTCTCCGAATGGTCAATGGAAAGTGATGAATCTACCACCGATGGTTCGAAAACCGTGTTTCATAAACTAGCCCTCCCTGACTATAGCTCTAAGTTCATCTTTGGAG AGGTGTATAGAAGGAAAGTTTTCTTTAACTATGAGAAGCGATTAAGATTGCGGAGTCCACCGGAAAAG GTTTTTGAGTATTTTGCCTCTTTTCAAACCCCGGAAGGAGAACTGTTCATGAGACCAGCTGATCTAATGCGAGCTGTGGTTCCTGTTTTTCCTCCATCTGAATCCCACCTTGTTAGAGATGGTTATTTGACTGGGGAAAGGAGTCCGGGCGAGTTACGCTGCGATCCTTCCGAATTTTTCATGCTTTTTGATATGAACAGTGATGGATTTATATCTTTCAAAGA GTATATCTTTTTTGTAACATTACTCAGTATTCCCGAGTCGAGCTTCTCCGTAGTATTCAAAATGTTCGATGCAGACAACAATGG TGAGATTGATAAGGAGGAATTTAAGAAAGTGATGTCTCTGATGCGAGCTAATAACAGACAAGGGGCAGTCCAAAGGGATGGACTTCGCTTTGGGTTAAAAGTTAGTGGTTCTGTGGAGGACGGAGGTCTGGTGGAGTACTTCTTCGGAAAAGATGGAAAGGCACGTCTCCAACATGATAAATTTGTTCAATTCATGCGAAAGTTGCAGGATGAG ATACTAAGATTAGAGTTTGATCATTATGACTACAAAGGCAGAGGAAGCATATCTGCCAAGGATTTTGCATTATCCATGGTTGCTGCTGCTGATATGAGTCATTTAGATAGGCTGCTAGAGCGGGTTGATGCATTAAATGACAAGCCACAACTTAGGGAGGTCCGAATCAGCTTGGATGAATTCAAACATTTTGCCGAGCTGCGTAGAAAATTGCAGCCGTTTTCTTTAGCACTTTTTAGCTATGGGAAAGTTAACGGTCTACTGACAAAGGATGACTTCAAACGGGCAGCATCTCAT GTTTGTGGCGTATCACTTACTGACAATATTGTCGAGATCGTTTTCCATGTGTTTGACTCCAATAAAGATGGACATTTAAGCTCGGATGAGTTTGTTA